The Paenibacillus sp. MBLB1832 genome has a window encoding:
- a CDS encoding ROK family protein: MKGKAIGVDIGGTSVKGVVCNTSGEVLMTTRVPTDASLGKDAILRAVSQVILELKTQHPDVGAIGIGTAGQVNVQTGQVVYATDNLPGWHGFMLADWVEEQFCLPVAVDNDANVALVGEAWTGAARGLTDVGMLTLGTGVGGAHIIEGNVHRGATWRGGEWGHVTLIPGGRPCNCGRKGCMEQYLSGSALVRDASEAEGKTYDHGEEVLRAAADGALGASSVLQQFQQHLVIAVMNMAWIINPQAIVIGGGVVDAKSYWWDDFLMKLKEEGLEIDVRWATLGNYAGSIGAAKLGLEKLGLMKETHL; encoded by the coding sequence ATGAAGGGGAAGGCGATTGGTGTAGATATTGGCGGGACTTCCGTTAAAGGTGTTGTCTGCAATACTTCGGGCGAGGTTCTTATGACAACGAGGGTGCCAACGGATGCCTCCCTCGGAAAAGACGCCATTCTTAGAGCAGTTAGTCAAGTGATCCTTGAGCTTAAGACGCAGCATCCGGATGTTGGAGCCATTGGTATTGGAACTGCGGGGCAGGTTAACGTACAAACAGGACAAGTCGTCTATGCGACGGATAACTTACCTGGTTGGCATGGGTTCATGCTAGCCGACTGGGTTGAGGAGCAGTTCTGCTTGCCCGTAGCTGTTGATAACGATGCCAATGTGGCACTGGTTGGCGAAGCATGGACAGGAGCTGCGCGCGGGTTAACGGATGTAGGTATGCTCACGCTGGGTACAGGTGTTGGCGGCGCGCATATTATTGAGGGAAATGTGCACCGCGGCGCGACTTGGCGCGGTGGTGAGTGGGGCCATGTGACCTTAATCCCAGGAGGACGACCATGTAATTGTGGACGTAAAGGATGTATGGAGCAGTATTTGTCAGGCTCGGCATTGGTGCGAGATGCGTCGGAGGCAGAGGGGAAGACATATGATCACGGAGAAGAGGTCTTGCGGGCAGCTGCTGATGGGGCGCTGGGTGCTTCTTCGGTGTTGCAACAATTCCAGCAACATCTAGTTATTGCCGTGATGAACATGGCGTGGATTATTAATCCACAAGCCATTGTTATCGGTGGCGGCGTGGTAGACGCGAAGTCGTACTGGTGGGATGATTTCCTTATGAAGCTGAAAGAAGAAGGACTAGAAATCGATGTGCGCTGGGCTACGCTAGGCAATTATGCAGGGTCCATAGGTGCCGCTAAGTTAGGTTTAGAGAAGTTAGGCCTTATGAAGGAGACTCATCTATGA
- a CDS encoding MurR/RpiR family transcriptional regulator — MDMRSRIHSYFPSLSKSEQKVANVVLEQEGELIYHSVTELSEYAQVGEATIMRFCRKIGFKGYQDFKLALAQEGGQKRDEAAVAVDSDDYVSLLYQNAQKVIEASLNVMDRDKLQTAVDLLDGAKNIQFFGVGSSAITAQDAKNRLLRIGRRSEAVVDSHMQAMLAVTLGPGDVAIGFSVSGSTLDTIGLLDKAKQAGAQVIAITNHAKSPITGIADVVLLTAGRESPLEGGSIMAKISQLFVVDLLCTGLARKNTESDMLMRGLTARAVIDRMH, encoded by the coding sequence ATGGATATGAGATCCCGCATTCATAGTTATTTTCCTTCTTTATCAAAGTCTGAACAGAAAGTAGCTAATGTGGTTTTGGAGCAGGAAGGAGAGCTCATTTATCACTCCGTGACAGAGCTTTCCGAATATGCGCAAGTTGGTGAAGCGACCATCATGCGTTTTTGCCGCAAAATCGGTTTCAAAGGCTATCAGGATTTCAAGCTTGCCCTTGCGCAAGAAGGGGGCCAAAAGAGAGATGAAGCAGCCGTAGCCGTAGATTCAGATGATTACGTGTCGCTGCTTTATCAAAATGCACAAAAAGTGATTGAAGCCAGTTTAAATGTTATGGACCGAGACAAGCTGCAAACAGCGGTTGATCTCTTAGATGGCGCCAAAAACATTCAATTCTTCGGCGTTGGATCTTCTGCAATTACCGCACAGGATGCCAAGAATCGGCTGCTTCGCATTGGGCGTCGTTCGGAGGCTGTTGTTGATTCCCATATGCAGGCGATGCTGGCTGTTACTCTAGGTCCTGGCGATGTAGCGATTGGGTTCAGTGTATCCGGGAGTACGCTCGATACGATCGGCTTATTGGATAAAGCGAAGCAGGCTGGTGCACAGGTGATAGCGATAACGAACCATGCGAAAAGCCCTATTACGGGGATTGCTGACGTTGTTTTGCTGACGGCAGGAAGAGAGAGCCCGCTGGAAGGCGGTTCGATTATGGCGAAAATTTCCCAATTGTTCGTTGTGGATCTTCTGTGTACAGGACTTGCACGTAAAAATACAGAGAGCGACATGCTTATGCGCGGCTTGACGGCGCGTGCGGTTATAGATCGCATGCATTAA
- a CDS encoding FAD-dependent oxidoreductase translates to MGERMNGMLLHREYDLIIIGGGLGGCAAAMAAVRRGLRVLMTEETDWIGGQLTSQAVPPDEHRWIESFGCTRSYRTFRERVRAYYRDHYPLTDEARNNPTLNPGSGWVSHIAHEPRVALRVLEDMLAPFVNSGKLTLLLEHQPVQAEVEGDTVKSVTVASVMDGSRIRLEAPMFLDATETGELLPLAGIEHVTGAESRDETGEPHALSVADPLDMQSITHVVAVDYVEGGNFTIEKPAMYEVWKEYIPSFSDYSILSWQAMDPDDTTVIKAYTMFPNDQGIVSLWDYRMILNPAHLADGSLYEGSLTLLNWPQNDYYVGPIIGVTEEEKRYHLEGARQLSLSLVYWLQTEAPRLDGGFGYPGVRLRGDVLGTEDGLAKAAYIRESRRIRALYTITENDVSREIRGDQGILRYADSVGVGSYHLDLHPTTVSQRGFYIPSYPYEIPLGSLIPVRVTNVLPACKNIGTTQISNGCYRLHPTEWNIGEAVGYLAAYALQNGLTAREVRENNEHLKSYQQWLTDAGVEMHWPDEMVV, encoded by the coding sequence ATGGGTGAAAGGATGAACGGCATGCTGCTACATCGCGAATATGACTTGATTATCATCGGAGGGGGGCTTGGCGGCTGTGCGGCAGCTATGGCTGCTGTACGACGCGGTTTGCGCGTATTGATGACCGAGGAAACCGATTGGATTGGCGGTCAATTGACCTCGCAAGCGGTGCCCCCAGACGAACACCGCTGGATCGAATCCTTCGGTTGCACGCGATCATACCGCACGTTTCGCGAGCGTGTTCGCGCCTATTATCGCGATCATTATCCGCTCACAGATGAAGCGAGGAATAACCCAACGTTGAATCCAGGCAGCGGTTGGGTTAGTCATATCGCGCATGAGCCGAGAGTTGCGCTGCGCGTGCTTGAAGATATGTTAGCGCCGTTTGTGAACAGCGGGAAATTGACCTTACTGCTGGAACACCAGCCGGTGCAAGCCGAGGTCGAAGGTGACACGGTGAAAAGTGTTACCGTTGCTTCCGTCATGGATGGCAGCCGCATCCGACTTGAAGCACCCATGTTTCTAGATGCGACAGAAACCGGTGAGCTTTTGCCTCTGGCTGGGATTGAGCATGTCACTGGTGCTGAATCGCGTGATGAAACCGGTGAACCGCATGCGCTGAGCGTAGCAGATCCACTCGATATGCAATCGATTACCCACGTAGTGGCTGTGGATTATGTCGAGGGTGGCAATTTTACCATTGAGAAACCAGCGATGTATGAGGTGTGGAAGGAATATATACCAAGCTTCTCGGACTACTCTATTCTTAGCTGGCAGGCGATGGATCCCGATGATACAACGGTTATTAAAGCGTATACGATGTTTCCCAATGATCAAGGCATTGTTTCATTATGGGATTATCGGATGATCCTTAACCCCGCGCATTTAGCGGATGGGTCGCTGTATGAGGGTTCTTTAACCCTTTTGAATTGGCCGCAAAATGATTACTATGTCGGTCCGATTATTGGTGTCACCGAGGAAGAGAAACGTTACCATCTTGAAGGTGCGCGTCAGCTTAGCCTATCTCTCGTGTATTGGTTGCAAACGGAAGCTCCGCGACTGGATGGAGGCTTTGGTTATCCAGGTGTTCGGCTTCGGGGAGATGTACTCGGTACCGAGGACGGCTTGGCGAAGGCAGCCTATATTCGAGAGTCCAGACGGATTCGAGCCTTATATACAATTACAGAAAATGATGTGAGTCGCGAAATTCGCGGGGATCAAGGGATTCTACGCTATGCGGATAGCGTTGGCGTGGGCAGCTACCATTTGGATCTGCATCCGACAACGGTGTCTCAGCGGGGCTTTTATATACCAAGCTACCCGTATGAGATTCCATTGGGCTCGCTCATCCCCGTTCGTGTTACGAATGTACTTCCTGCTTGTAAAAATATCGGAACCACTCAAATCTCCAATGGTTGTTATCGACTGCATCCTACCGAGTGGAATATTGGCGAAGCTGTAGGCTATTTAGCTGCTTATGCACTTCAGAACGGGTTAACTGCTCGTGAAGTTAGAGAGAATAATGAGCATTTGAAATCGTATCAGCAATGGTTGACCGATGCCGGTGTGGAGATGCATTGGCCAGATGAGATGGTAGTATAA
- a CDS encoding WD40/YVTN/BNR-like repeat-containing protein, translating into MISQNDANIRYKWAQSRVGGGGYITGLLQHPDLPGMLFARCDVAGVLVSRDGGESFEAINHGMSESSHHSVESFATSPHDSNVWFRCSGEARDRRTFGFIHKSTDGGFTWRLVTREPDYIGNGNHRYFGEMIAVDPNDPNNVVAASFSMGLFRSEDLGETWHSVGLKGEPFKAVAFHPDLPGKVYAGTMTEMAHLDYLNPQFSPRKHGGRLYVSEDHGATWSLLYEREDIAFADLAFSRGLMLVAGGETGIWRSTDGGLSFEKASAGLPLPAVCSNIAADPFQPGTFYTGICRWPDQVHIPVIPLYVTRDDGESWHLLRDYDPDNFSQYPFAQGDIRPIGWAIAKLKPDVHVPGRLYMCNWYGVSVSEDGGRTWSGNRFQGIENICIEAIAADPLDPDTFYYAPADKQIEMTRDNGRSYKEFVYIHSAHTYFCSTAIAPSRHRKGLVVYGVSNSHARQSAIYRTEDSGLMAEAVWELPQGCFVQALRDDPFDFSVFYAAVDGKQGGGAGLYRSNDEGLTWQELRSPYPPHVETVPHRRDLVEREILSVVFYQEKNVCGSNQLLYVSPHSRSTFYVGEWTEGIFVTRDGGASWTKISDQLPFLASPSSILVNLNGDDQRPGVLYAGFIREGLWRTEDDGRTWTKLYPLGDGAYNASALAVGGVTPDELYMACEPLAWSPCPSSVLYSPDRGRSWSEIYDESLGAIRWKGIAVNRKTGTVQAVSCGNGAFYAERCI; encoded by the coding sequence ATGATATCTCAAAATGATGCCAACATACGCTACAAATGGGCCCAATCCCGTGTTGGCGGGGGAGGTTATATTACGGGGCTGCTTCAGCATCCCGACCTGCCTGGCATGCTATTTGCAAGATGCGATGTGGCAGGAGTTTTGGTCAGCAGAGATGGGGGAGAGAGCTTTGAGGCAATCAACCATGGGATGTCGGAGTCTTCCCATCACAGCGTGGAAAGTTTTGCAACTAGCCCCCACGACAGTAACGTTTGGTTTCGCTGTTCGGGTGAAGCAAGAGATCGGCGAACTTTCGGCTTTATTCATAAGAGTACGGACGGAGGTTTCACTTGGAGGTTGGTTACCAGGGAACCAGATTATATTGGAAACGGCAATCATCGATATTTCGGAGAAATGATTGCCGTTGATCCGAACGACCCGAATAATGTTGTGGCAGCCAGCTTCTCCATGGGACTGTTCCGTAGTGAGGATCTTGGTGAGACATGGCACTCTGTTGGTTTGAAAGGGGAACCGTTTAAGGCGGTCGCGTTTCATCCCGATCTTCCAGGTAAAGTCTATGCAGGTACGATGACGGAGATGGCCCACTTGGATTATTTGAATCCCCAGTTCTCGCCTCGCAAGCACGGAGGGCGATTATACGTATCCGAGGATCATGGAGCAACGTGGTCATTGCTATATGAACGGGAGGATATCGCTTTCGCGGATTTGGCATTTTCACGCGGGCTGATGCTTGTGGCAGGAGGTGAAACGGGCATTTGGAGGAGTACGGACGGGGGGCTGAGCTTCGAGAAGGCGTCAGCCGGGCTCCCGTTACCTGCCGTCTGTTCCAATATCGCAGCGGACCCGTTTCAGCCAGGCACGTTCTATACGGGAATTTGCCGTTGGCCGGATCAGGTTCACATTCCGGTCATACCTTTGTACGTAACTCGTGACGATGGCGAAAGCTGGCACCTGCTGCGCGACTACGACCCGGACAATTTCAGCCAATACCCGTTTGCGCAAGGTGATATTCGGCCGATCGGCTGGGCCATTGCCAAGCTGAAGCCAGATGTGCACGTGCCGGGACGGCTCTATATGTGCAATTGGTACGGCGTGTCGGTGAGTGAGGACGGGGGCAGGACCTGGAGCGGGAATAGGTTCCAAGGGATCGAAAATATTTGCATCGAAGCAATAGCGGCGGACCCCCTGGACCCGGATACGTTTTACTACGCTCCAGCGGATAAGCAGATTGAGATGACGAGGGATAACGGCAGATCTTATAAAGAATTTGTTTATATACATTCGGCCCATACGTACTTTTGCAGTACTGCGATAGCCCCATCCCGGCATAGGAAAGGACTCGTCGTATACGGGGTAAGCAACAGCCACGCAAGACAAAGCGCGATCTACCGAACGGAGGACAGCGGGCTAATGGCGGAGGCCGTATGGGAACTTCCGCAAGGCTGCTTCGTGCAGGCGTTGCGAGACGATCCTTTTGATTTCAGCGTCTTCTACGCTGCTGTAGACGGAAAACAGGGGGGCGGTGCTGGCTTGTATCGTTCCAATGATGAGGGACTCACCTGGCAAGAGCTGCGCTCTCCCTACCCGCCGCACGTCGAGACCGTTCCTCACCGTAGAGATCTGGTGGAACGTGAGATATTGTCCGTTGTGTTTTATCAAGAGAAAAATGTTTGCGGATCGAATCAGCTTCTCTACGTTTCACCGCATTCCCGCTCTACCTTCTACGTCGGAGAGTGGACGGAGGGAATCTTTGTGACCCGCGATGGAGGCGCCAGTTGGACAAAGATATCTGACCAGTTGCCGTTTTTAGCAAGTCCCAGCTCAATTCTGGTCAATTTAAATGGCGACGATCAACGGCCTGGCGTCCTGTACGCAGGATTTATCAGGGAAGGATTATGGAGAACCGAAGATGACGGGCGGACTTGGACGAAACTGTACCCGCTGGGAGATGGCGCTTATAACGCTAGCGCCTTAGCAGTCGGCGGGGTTACGCCGGATGAACTTTACATGGCCTGCGAGCCGCTGGCGTGGAGCCCTTGCCCGTCCTCTGTGCTGTACAGTCCTGACCGTGGGCGATCGTGGTCGGAGATCTACGATGAATCGCTTGGTGCTATACGTTGGAAAGGAATTGCAGTCAACCGCAAAACGGGAACCGTCCAAGCGGTCAGTTGCGGGAACGGGGCCTTCTATGCGGAGAGATGTATATGA
- a CDS encoding glycoside hydrolase family 38 N-terminal domain-containing protein, producing the protein MKTEQDVSIARKPIVSIVNQTHWDREWYEPLETFRYRLTEVMARILDGLDKSEMTRFVLDGQVAALEDYLEVCEPEDKERVLAFIADGRLIIGPWYVLADEFLVHGEALVRNLAIGMKASGTFGQPQMIGYLPDTFGHIGQMPQLLRQFGIDNAILWRGLAGHKAELVWQSPDGSKIDTFFLPEGYYQPIVDRPTYEQDMKTYVDKVVPYATTEHVLLTNGGDHLMPQYGSLTERIAKLNERFEGKVEFVESDYSDYVAKVREAAAKSGVKWETHSGEMRDNAHIYVLPNVLSTRSYLKEQNQRVEDELLGFTEPLWAVAAAFSSAAYPQAYLTNTWKSLLHNHPHDSICGCSVDAVHQEMETRTMKLEQRLLSMQNGALSRLGLKDRAASGDGIVKPFQDMTSFTVFQPHAQPYTGIVQGRIWLQKESNLATNGFKVVDADGQVVPCTIVRSEASRYFNSPLDDFPQFQDARWFELAMEVKDLPGVSLTSYSLQEVEAEAKGKAGELVTSTGRTIRNAWGIWTLTDQGTLHVVDLQTGTTYTDWNRLYSVSDAGDSYNFSRLQDEVTSYGELVGEPSIEVSEHVQIMKYCLRIWLPESLNADRLSVSDVKVKTELNFEIRLGNNSPFAEVRLTVANRAKDQRLRLQFPTGAILKETLSDSAFDVVARPVKREEKRKAEKQKEVPVVVEPTLSLIRAEAEENGQGIVVLQRGLQEYQVVSGGDGDVVELTVLRSVGWLSRDDFASRGGGAGPQMETPDAQCIGTYTFEYAMRPGNAAISNGEVLNEALRFRRKPRIVEGSFGQKDTYQTTGIQFIEIDNPAIVMTALYRQDGQTLLRVVNVGERSETFRLRTGLKLGSLHHVQLDGTMVCKLDINQGILVGPKEIVTLAITWVKG; encoded by the coding sequence ATGAAGACGGAACAGGATGTTTCAATAGCAAGGAAACCTATCGTCTCCATTGTGAATCAGACCCACTGGGATCGCGAGTGGTATGAACCACTGGAGACGTTTCGATATCGGTTAACAGAAGTGATGGCACGGATCTTGGATGGCTTGGATAAATCAGAGATGACGCGGTTTGTACTCGATGGGCAGGTTGCCGCATTAGAGGATTACTTAGAAGTGTGTGAACCTGAGGATAAGGAAAGAGTGCTGGCGTTCATTGCAGACGGCAGACTGATTATTGGCCCCTGGTATGTCCTAGCGGATGAGTTCCTTGTTCATGGTGAAGCTTTGGTGCGAAACTTAGCGATTGGCATGAAAGCGTCAGGTACATTCGGTCAACCGCAAATGATCGGCTATTTACCAGATACGTTCGGCCATATTGGTCAAATGCCACAGTTACTGCGTCAATTCGGTATCGATAATGCGATATTGTGGCGCGGGCTGGCTGGGCATAAGGCAGAATTGGTGTGGCAATCACCCGATGGTTCGAAGATCGACACGTTCTTCTTGCCGGAAGGCTATTATCAGCCAATTGTGGATCGTCCAACGTATGAGCAGGATATGAAAACCTATGTGGATAAAGTTGTTCCTTATGCGACCACAGAGCATGTACTGTTAACGAACGGCGGCGATCACTTGATGCCGCAGTATGGCTCGTTAACGGAGCGGATTGCCAAGTTGAATGAACGTTTTGAAGGCAAAGTTGAATTCGTTGAGAGTGACTATTCCGACTATGTAGCGAAGGTTCGTGAAGCTGCGGCAAAGTCTGGTGTGAAATGGGAGACGCATAGTGGTGAAATGCGAGATAATGCGCACATTTATGTGCTGCCGAATGTCTTATCCACGCGCAGCTATCTCAAGGAACAGAATCAACGGGTTGAGGATGAATTGCTTGGATTCACAGAGCCTTTATGGGCAGTAGCAGCAGCATTCAGCTCAGCGGCATACCCGCAGGCGTATCTTACCAACACGTGGAAATCTCTGCTGCATAATCACCCGCATGATAGCATTTGTGGCTGTAGTGTGGATGCCGTTCATCAGGAAATGGAAACGCGTACGATGAAACTTGAGCAACGGTTATTATCTATGCAAAATGGTGCCCTGAGCCGACTAGGCTTGAAGGATCGGGCAGCGAGCGGTGATGGCATCGTGAAGCCATTTCAAGATATGACGTCATTTACAGTTTTTCAACCTCACGCGCAACCGTACACGGGAATCGTTCAGGGGCGCATTTGGTTACAAAAAGAAAGCAATCTCGCCACAAACGGATTTAAGGTTGTGGATGCGGACGGACAAGTTGTACCTTGTACAATTGTTCGGAGTGAGGCTTCGCGTTATTTTAATTCACCACTGGATGATTTCCCGCAGTTTCAAGATGCTCGGTGGTTTGAACTAGCAATGGAAGTTAAGGATTTACCAGGTGTTTCCCTAACCTCTTACAGTTTGCAGGAAGTTGAAGCTGAGGCGAAAGGGAAAGCAGGCGAACTTGTCACAAGTACAGGTCGAACCATTCGTAATGCCTGGGGCATTTGGACACTTACAGATCAGGGGACATTGCATGTTGTCGACCTCCAAACAGGGACCACTTATACAGATTGGAATCGGCTTTACAGCGTTTCAGATGCAGGGGATTCCTATAACTTCTCCCGCTTGCAGGATGAAGTTACAAGCTACGGCGAGCTTGTCGGTGAACCATCTATTGAGGTTTCTGAGCATGTACAAATCATGAAGTATTGCTTGAGAATATGGCTTCCAGAGAGCTTGAACGCGGATCGATTATCTGTTAGTGACGTCAAAGTAAAAACAGAACTTAACTTCGAGATTCGTTTGGGGAACAACAGTCCGTTTGCCGAAGTTCGATTAACCGTGGCTAATCGTGCCAAGGATCAACGTCTGCGGCTTCAGTTTCCAACGGGAGCTATTTTAAAGGAAACGCTGAGTGATTCCGCTTTTGATGTTGTAGCTCGCCCCGTGAAGCGGGAAGAAAAACGGAAGGCAGAGAAACAGAAGGAAGTGCCTGTCGTTGTGGAGCCTACCCTGTCTCTAATTCGTGCCGAAGCGGAAGAAAACGGGCAAGGCATTGTTGTTCTACAGCGTGGGCTACAGGAATATCAGGTTGTTTCTGGCGGGGACGGCGATGTTGTGGAACTTACTGTGCTGCGGAGTGTAGGTTGGCTGTCACGAGATGATTTCGCCTCACGTGGAGGCGGAGCGGGCCCGCAAATGGAAACGCCGGATGCGCAATGTATCGGCACATATACGTTCGAATACGCGATGCGGCCTGGTAATGCGGCTATAAGCAACGGCGAGGTGTTGAATGAAGCACTGCGCTTCCGCCGCAAGCCTCGTATTGTTGAGGGGAGCTTTGGTCAAAAAGATACGTATCAAACAACGGGAATTCAGTTCATCGAAATCGATAATCCCGCGATCGTAATGACGGCTTTATATCGGCAAGATGGACAGACACTCCTGCGAGTAGTCAATGTCGGTGAGAGAAGCGAGACGTTCCGTCTGCGCACTGGATTAAAGCTTGGGTCCCTTCATCATGTTCAGCTCGATGGAACTATGGTATGCAAGCTTGACATTAATCAAGGAATTCTCGTAGGTCCGAAGGAAATTGTAACGCTAGCTATCACATGGGTGAAAGGATGA
- a CDS encoding glycosyl hydrolase family 28 protein, producing the protein MITSKFTSGMPASEIVASIDYKVRINGTDCFVYVCESASYVIGSGEGPVTVEIETPLCVEQVKVRPLSKGIQPKPANGSITLEVQAPIKLSIEFGGDIRKPLFLLINPPENNRPDPSDLSVKYYRGGAVYDAGEIILNSGETVYIEEGAVVRGHITAPESNGARIAGRGILDGSGWRTTGLQPYEKRKQMIKAISCNDLEIEGITVVDGSNWHVVPIGSHNVTIRNLNVITFEGTGDGCDIVGCENVVVDNCFIRAKDDCLAVKAVDYHHEAGLANVKNVLVQNCVFWNAEWGNCMEIGYETRCDTISGVTFRNIDVMRCEFEGHQSGGVFTIHNGDRAVIQDILYEDIRVEDAQEKLVDIKVLDSKYSRDTIRGQVDGVTFRNIQVIDGLFPVSIIRGWSEEHMIRNIRFEGLTVHGEPVKSANDARMVVELAVDVSFQ; encoded by the coding sequence ATGATAACAAGCAAATTTACAAGCGGGATGCCCGCATCGGAAATCGTAGCTTCAATAGACTACAAAGTGCGTATTAACGGAACGGATTGTTTCGTTTATGTGTGTGAGTCAGCTAGCTATGTGATAGGAAGTGGAGAAGGACCAGTGACAGTGGAGATCGAAACCCCACTCTGTGTGGAGCAGGTGAAGGTACGTCCCTTGAGCAAGGGAATCCAGCCTAAGCCAGCGAATGGGAGCATCACATTGGAGGTGCAGGCCCCCATCAAGTTGTCTATCGAGTTCGGAGGAGATATTCGGAAGCCGCTGTTCCTTCTGATCAACCCGCCGGAGAACAACCGGCCGGATCCGTCGGACCTTAGCGTCAAGTACTACCGAGGCGGAGCGGTCTATGATGCGGGCGAAATCATCTTAAACTCTGGTGAAACTGTGTATATCGAAGAAGGGGCTGTGGTGCGCGGGCATATTACGGCTCCGGAATCAAACGGCGCTAGGATAGCGGGCCGTGGCATCTTGGACGGATCGGGCTGGCGGACGACGGGACTGCAACCTTACGAGAAACGCAAGCAAATGATCAAAGCGATTTCCTGCAATGACCTAGAAATCGAAGGAATTACGGTAGTCGACGGTTCAAACTGGCATGTCGTACCGATCGGCAGTCATAACGTAACGATCCGCAACCTCAATGTCATCACGTTTGAAGGGACCGGGGACGGCTGCGATATTGTCGGGTGCGAGAATGTAGTGGTTGACAATTGCTTCATACGGGCCAAAGACGATTGTCTAGCCGTTAAGGCAGTCGATTACCACCACGAAGCCGGTCTTGCCAATGTGAAGAACGTGTTGGTGCAGAACTGCGTGTTCTGGAATGCGGAGTGGGGCAATTGCATGGAAATCGGCTACGAGACTCGCTGTGACACCATTAGCGGTGTCACATTCCGGAACATCGATGTCATGCGTTGCGAGTTTGAAGGGCATCAGTCTGGCGGCGTGTTCACGATCCACAATGGGGACAGAGCCGTCATTCAGGACATCTTGTACGAGGATATCCGGGTGGAGGACGCGCAAGAGAAGCTGGTCGACATCAAAGTGCTCGATTCCAAATATTCACGGGACACCATCAGAGGGCAGGTGGACGGCGTAACCTTCCGGAATATCCAGGTGATCGACGGTTTATTCCCGGTTTCTATCATTCGCGGATGGAGTGAGGAGCACATGATCCGCAACATCCGCTTCGAAGGACTCACTGTCCATGGAGAGCCTGTGAAATCGGCCAACGACGCCAGAATGGTCGTGGAGTTGGCCGTGGATGTCAGTTTTCAATGA